The stretch of DNA GGTGAGAAGCGGGCCGATATTCTGCGCGGCATGTTCACCCAGCTGGCCCAGGCCGATAACACTCCCAGCATTGGTGGTGCACCGCCGACGGTGGTGGTGCATGTGAACGTGAACGATATTGAAGCCGGTCGCGGTGTCGGCTGGATAGATGGTGTCGACGCCCCCATCTCCCTTCGCACGGTGGATCAGATGATGTGTGCCGGAGGGACCCAAACGGTTCTCTTTGGCCAGAACGGTGAGGTTCTGACGCTGACCGATCCGCAACGACTGTTCAACCGTGCCCAACGCCGGGCGATCCTCGCCCGCGACGGCGGCTGCGGCGTTCCCGGCTGTGATGCCCCCGCACAGTGGCTCGAGTTTCATCACGTGATCCCCTGGAGCAAAGGCGGCGTCACTGAGGTCGACAATGGTGTGGCGTTGTGTTGGCGGCATCATCACACCATCGAAACGTCCGGCTGGGAGATCATGATGGTCAACGGTCGGCCCCGCGTGAAGGCCCCGGCCTGGATCGATCCGAGCCGTACCTGGCGTGACGCCAACCGCCACCGCACCGACACCCACCGCCGCGACTGAGCCGCCACGGTTGGGCTGTCCCCACTGAGTCTCCAGGGCTGATCATCAATGATTGATCGTCAGCCGGCATTTGTGACAAGGCGCAAGGCGCAAGGCGCAAGGCGCAAGGCGCAAGGCGCAAGGCATAGGGACAGGGCGGTCCGTCGATACGGGCCTGGAGGCCATCGAGCGACGCTCTTGTTGCGCGCCTATGTTATGTTTCTCAGCGCTAAACCGGCGAGTCAGTCCGACGGCGTACCACCATCGATGGGGGCCTGCGCGACGGGGTTGCGCGTCGGCCGGTTCTCAGCCGTGCGAGCGCCGTTAGCGTACGATCCTTGGTCCCTGTGGTGGGCGCCGACAGTGTCGCTGGATACGTTTCTTGTCCGCCGGGCGCGGCTTTGACTTACCCACAATTCCCCAAAGGCTGGTTCCTCGCCGGAGCGGCCTCAACTGCAGAGCCGGCCAGCACGGGGTGGAGGATCAGGCTGTCACATAGTGCGTCGTCGTTGATCGGAATTGCCAGATTGAGGTGCAGGTGCAGAGACGTGTGCAACCTGAGAGACTGCCGGTCATACTCTGTCCTGAGCGGCTTACCAGATGACGCGCCCGAATGGCGTTGGCCCTTCACACAGAGGAGCGCCGTCAGCACGCCCCCAGAAACGAAGAATAACTTCTCACGAACCTGCACGTCCGCTCCTGACTCGGGTTGCTGAGAACCTAACGCCCGAACAATCGCGCGTTCGACTGCTCGATCTCGGCATACTGCTGCCCAGCCTGACTGAGTGCCTGATTGATGTTCGCCAGGCTCTCCTCGACGAGATGTTGTGTGCCACGCCACTCGGAGACGACCCCCTGGAAAGCACTCGCGGCCTGGCCCGACCACGACGCCTCCAAATTGGTGAGTTGGGCGAGTAACCCGCTGACCTCGCCCTGGATGCGCATGATCGAGCCATGCACCGCCGTGGTTGTGCCGAGCACTGCCTCACTGTCGACCTGATACCGAGTCATGATGATCCCTTCGCTGAGTATTGCTGCGGCAATACTAGGAAGGCACGACCGGAAGCGACGGGCGATTAACCGGTTCGGTGCACACGACGAGGCGGTTCGATCGGGGGAGGAGGCTCAGCTTCCGGATGCCGGCGTTACCGGTCGCGGTGCGTT from Leifsonia psychrotolerans encodes:
- a CDS encoding WXG100 family type VII secretion target encodes the protein MTRYQVDSEAVLGTTTAVHGSIMRIQGEVSGLLAQLTNLEASWSGQAASAFQGVVSEWRGTQHLVEESLANINQALSQAGQQYAEIEQSNARLFGR